The following proteins are encoded in a genomic region of Synechococcus sp. CBW1002:
- a CDS encoding type II secretion system F family protein, giving the protein MPTFIATYKTNRGKQVSLNVDAADVITAKRNLRRRGIQATSIKQQVDARSSALTRSAKGSSGSNLMDQINGLLEGKPGIKEKALFASKMAALVDAGVPIVRGLNLMAAQQKHPLFKRALTAVSLEVSQGDSLGAAIRRWPKVFDKLTIAMIEAGELGGVLDDTLKRLAKLLEDNAKLQNQIKGAMGYPIAVLVIAILVFLGMTIFLIPTFAEIFDSLGAELPALTQMMVNLSATLRSSFSLFLVGGLIVSAWLFGRVYATPKGRRNIDASILRIPLFGELIRTSATAQFCRTFSSLAKAGVPILLALDIVRETTSNTIISDAIDASRRDILEGIPLSVAIARKNVFPEMAVGMMAIGEETGELDTMLNKVADFYEDEVSATVKALTSMLEPAMIVFVGGIVASILLAMYLPMFSVFDKIR; this is encoded by the coding sequence GTGCCCACTTTCATTGCCACCTACAAGACAAACCGCGGCAAGCAGGTCAGCCTCAATGTGGATGCGGCTGACGTGATCACGGCCAAGCGCAACCTGCGGCGGCGCGGGATTCAAGCCACATCAATCAAACAACAGGTCGACGCCAGATCATCTGCTCTCACCCGGTCAGCCAAGGGAAGCAGCGGCAGCAACCTGATGGACCAGATCAACGGGTTGCTTGAGGGAAAACCGGGCATCAAGGAGAAAGCCTTGTTCGCCAGCAAGATGGCGGCCCTGGTGGATGCGGGGGTTCCGATCGTGCGGGGCCTCAATCTGATGGCCGCCCAACAGAAGCATCCCCTGTTCAAGCGGGCCCTTACCGCCGTCAGCCTGGAAGTGAGCCAGGGAGACAGCCTTGGTGCCGCCATTCGCCGCTGGCCGAAGGTATTCGACAAGCTCACGATCGCTATGATCGAAGCCGGGGAGTTGGGCGGCGTCCTGGATGACACCCTGAAACGTCTTGCCAAACTACTGGAAGATAACGCCAAACTCCAGAATCAGATCAAGGGAGCCATGGGCTATCCCATCGCTGTGCTGGTGATCGCCATCCTCGTCTTTCTGGGCATGACGATCTTTCTGATTCCCACTTTCGCCGAAATTTTCGACAGCCTGGGTGCTGAGCTGCCGGCCTTGACCCAGATGATGGTGAATCTGAGCGCTACGCTGAGATCCAGCTTCTCACTTTTCCTGGTTGGAGGTTTGATTGTAAGCGCCTGGCTTTTCGGACGGGTTTACGCCACGCCGAAGGGTCGAAGAAATATCGATGCAAGCATTCTGAGAATCCCCCTCTTTGGCGAGCTGATCCGCACATCGGCTACGGCTCAATTCTGCCGCACCTTCAGCTCCTTAGCCAAGGCAGGCGTCCCGATTCTATTGGCGCTTGATATCGTCAGAGAAACAACAAGTAACACCATCATTTCGGACGCGATCGATGCAAGCCGAAGAGACATCCTCGAGGGCATTCCTCTCAGCGTCGCCATTGCCCGGAAAAATGTGTTTCCAGAGATGGCCGTTGGCATGATGGCCATCGGCGAAGAAACTGGTGAACTGGATACAATGCTCAACAAGGTTGCAGATTTTTACGAAGACGAAGTTTCGGCTACTGTCAAAGCACTCACCTCCATGCTGGAGCCCGCAATGATCGTTTTCGTGGGAGGCATTGTTGCTTCGATTCTCCTGGCAATGTATCTTCCAATGTTCTCCGTATTTGACAAAATTCGATGA
- the ftsY gene encoding signal recognition particle-docking protein FtsY, with translation MPEQVPTEPPGPSAASVDVAQELPPQESSARASATTPIDAGGSSTGSAASTPSEADGIAPVASATASSASAPSASASFEEPDLAASSPDNSPSAPSPQASPAPAAGLSLLEQAAAQRRQRQQELIASAELADTGSAPAPSETSTSTSGSPAVAPAQPSPQADAAEPSLGAFDDTFTWSAEVLAAQGRQLDDISLEEIDWLGRLRRGLEKTRRGFVTQLLDRLGDDPLTPEVLDDFETTLLRADVGVQATDQVLEALRQRLNEEVVDPAEGIRFLKEQLRGLLDEPITASGVPLLAPERERLNVWLMVGVNGVGKTTTLGKLANLAVRSGYSCLIAAADTFRAAAVQQVQIWGERSGVAVIANPSANADPAAVVYDAIGAAQSKGTELVLVDTAGRLQTKHNLMEELAKVRRIIDKLAPDAAVESLLVLDASQGQNGLRQAMAFAKAAGLTGVVLTKLDGSARGGVAIAVAHEAGLPIRFIGAGEGIRDLRPFNSFEFVEALLAV, from the coding sequence CTGCCTGAGCAGGTTCCGACTGAGCCCCCCGGGCCCAGTGCTGCGTCCGTTGATGTGGCCCAGGAACTGCCGCCTCAGGAGTCCAGCGCCAGAGCTAGTGCCACCACGCCGATTGATGCCGGTGGTTCTTCCACCGGCTCGGCTGCTTCTACGCCTTCTGAAGCGGATGGCATTGCCCCGGTGGCCTCTGCCACCGCCTCCTCTGCTTCTGCACCCTCTGCCTCAGCTTCCTTTGAGGAGCCAGACCTTGCTGCGTCGTCACCAGACAACTCCCCCAGCGCCCCATCGCCGCAAGCTTCCCCTGCACCCGCGGCCGGTCTGTCCCTGCTTGAGCAAGCCGCGGCCCAGCGGCGCCAGCGTCAGCAGGAGCTGATCGCCTCCGCGGAGCTGGCTGACACCGGCTCTGCTCCCGCACCCTCAGAGACTTCCACTTCCACTTCCGGCTCCCCTGCAGTCGCTCCTGCTCAGCCCTCGCCGCAGGCGGATGCCGCCGAACCCAGCCTCGGCGCCTTCGACGACACCTTCACCTGGTCGGCCGAGGTGCTGGCCGCCCAGGGCCGCCAGCTCGACGACATCTCCCTGGAGGAGATCGACTGGCTGGGTCGTCTGCGCCGCGGCCTTGAGAAGACCCGGCGCGGTTTCGTCACCCAGCTGCTCGATCGCCTCGGCGACGATCCGCTCACCCCCGAGGTGCTCGACGACTTCGAAACCACCCTGCTGCGCGCCGATGTGGGCGTGCAGGCCACCGATCAGGTGCTCGAGGCCCTGAGGCAGCGCCTCAACGAGGAGGTGGTGGACCCGGCTGAAGGCATCCGGTTCCTCAAGGAACAGCTGCGTGGCCTCCTGGACGAACCGATCACCGCCAGTGGCGTTCCCCTGCTCGCCCCCGAACGGGAACGGCTCAACGTCTGGCTGATGGTGGGGGTCAACGGCGTCGGCAAGACCACCACCCTCGGCAAGCTGGCCAACCTGGCGGTGCGCAGTGGCTACAGCTGCCTGATCGCCGCGGCCGACACCTTCCGGGCCGCCGCCGTGCAGCAGGTGCAGATCTGGGGTGAGCGCAGCGGCGTGGCGGTGATCGCCAACCCGAGCGCCAATGCCGATCCCGCTGCCGTGGTTTACGACGCCATCGGCGCGGCCCAGTCCAAGGGCACCGAGCTCGTGCTGGTGGACACCGCCGGCCGCCTCCAGACCAAGCACAACCTGATGGAGGAGCTGGCCAAGGTGCGGCGCATCATCGACAAGCTGGCCCCCGATGCCGCCGTGGAATCTCTGCTGGTGCTGGATGCCAGCCAGGGTCAGAACGGCCTGCGCCAGGCGATGGCCTTTGCCAAGGCCGCCGGACTCACGGGCGTGGTGCTCACCAAGCTCGATGGCAGTGCCCGGGGCGGTGTGGCCATCGCCGTGGCCCACGAGGCCGGTCTGCCGATTCGCTTCATCGGCGCCGGCGAGGGAATCCGCGACCTGCGGCCCTTCAACAGCTTCGAGTTCGTCGAGGCCCTGCTGGCGGTCTGA
- a CDS encoding PP2C family protein-serine/threonine phosphatase, whose product MRAPRGRSLSTKPPPRAAMAPSPLPASADPAAVQPDPEAIAPPASAPLTATASLRQLLDSLSREQRRNGELLASLGFALRSFTNLSRFLELVALVAARLVEAEGALLVVFHPDGRLWREQLQASPPDRCAKLLRQIAALPDSDLQAQASEEAVVQLLDQLVARLLGEVQVFGTSVVARSNQRGRLYVFSGPDGLCWSEVNQRHIQLVADLTGVALENELLLADMRRHERLDRQLSSGAEIQAQLLPDHCPVIEGVELAARCRPAFQVGGDYYDFIPTRPQLMGRRREQGRWALVMGDVMGKGVPAGLLMTLLRGMLRAEVLSGHAPDRILHDLNQLAQEDLAHSHRFVTLFYSDFDPRTRLLRYANAAHNPPLIWRRQSGRVERLDAPGLLIGLQSEAEYGCGQLVLEPGDVLLYYTDGVTEAPGLTGERFEEERLVRALHAACRSGVGAQGILDHLFARLDRFVGDDRQPDDDASMVVLKVREEVMLPSLPAAAGLR is encoded by the coding sequence TTGCGAGCTCCCCGCGGCCGCTCCTTGAGCACCAAGCCGCCGCCCAGGGCCGCCATGGCCCCGTCGCCGCTACCCGCCAGCGCCGATCCTGCCGCCGTGCAACCGGACCCCGAGGCGATCGCGCCCCCCGCCTCTGCACCACTCACGGCCACAGCTTCGCTGCGGCAGCTGCTCGACAGCCTCAGTCGCGAGCAACGCCGCAACGGCGAACTGCTGGCGTCGCTGGGTTTCGCCCTGCGCAGCTTCACCAACCTCAGCCGTTTTCTCGAGCTGGTGGCCCTGGTGGCGGCGCGGCTGGTGGAGGCCGAGGGGGCCCTGCTGGTGGTCTTTCACCCCGATGGTCGGCTCTGGCGCGAGCAGCTGCAGGCCTCGCCGCCGGATCGCTGCGCCAAGCTGCTGCGCCAGATCGCCGCTCTGCCCGACAGCGACCTCCAGGCCCAGGCCAGTGAGGAAGCGGTGGTGCAGCTGCTCGATCAGCTGGTCGCCCGACTGCTCGGTGAGGTTCAGGTGTTCGGCACGTCGGTGGTGGCCCGCAGCAATCAGCGGGGGCGGCTCTACGTGTTCAGTGGCCCGGATGGGTTGTGCTGGAGCGAGGTGAACCAACGCCACATCCAGCTGGTGGCCGATCTCACCGGTGTGGCCCTGGAGAACGAGCTGCTGCTGGCGGATATGCGGCGCCACGAGCGGCTCGATCGCCAGCTCAGCAGTGGTGCCGAGATCCAGGCCCAGCTGCTGCCCGACCACTGCCCGGTGATTGAGGGGGTGGAACTGGCGGCCCGCTGCCGGCCGGCCTTCCAGGTGGGCGGCGATTACTACGACTTCATCCCCACCCGGCCGCAACTGATGGGCCGCCGCCGCGAGCAGGGGCGTTGGGCGCTGGTGATGGGCGATGTGATGGGCAAGGGGGTGCCGGCGGGTCTGCTCATGACCCTGCTGCGGGGCATGCTGCGGGCGGAGGTGCTGAGCGGCCACGCGCCGGATCGGATCCTGCACGACCTCAACCAGCTGGCCCAGGAAGACCTGGCCCACTCGCACCGCTTCGTGACGCTCTTCTATTCCGATTTCGACCCCCGCACCCGCCTGCTGCGTTACGCCAATGCCGCCCACAATCCACCACTGATCTGGCGGCGCCAGAGCGGCAGGGTGGAGCGGCTCGATGCCCCGGGTCTGCTGATCGGTCTGCAGAGCGAGGCCGAGTACGGCTGCGGCCAGCTGGTGCTGGAACCCGGAGACGTGCTGCTCTATTACACCGATGGTGTCACCGAAGCTCCCGGTCTCACCGGAGAGCGCTTCGAGGAGGAGCGTCTCGTGCGGGCACTGCATGCCGCCTGCCGGTCTGGGGTGGGTGCCCAGGGGATCCTCGATCACCTGTTCGCCCGCCTCGATCGCTTCGTCGGCGACGATCGCCAGCCCGACGACGATGCCTCGATGGTGGTGCTGAAGGTGCGCGAGGAGGTGATGCTGCCGTCCCTGCCCGCCGCAGCCGGTCTGCGGTGA
- the nusB gene encoding transcription antitermination factor NusB — protein sequence MQSRTLARELALLMLGQTNDRVPAADLSLETLLQQAMASLSQHVRESLDRSAEDLQGAQQQLLDSELQDSGEASLPKVRQHLQEGIAQAEQALNRLSASLELPRLLLLSDQDDVRRGALERAREVLRQREAVDARLDGVMEGWRLGRLPRIDRDILRLAVVDLEHFQTPPAVACNEAVELANRYSDEQGRRMINGVLRRFTRSASAS from the coding sequence ATGCAGAGCCGCACCCTTGCCCGCGAACTGGCACTGCTGATGCTCGGCCAGACCAACGACCGCGTTCCAGCGGCCGATCTCTCGCTCGAGACCCTGCTGCAGCAGGCCATGGCCAGCCTCAGCCAGCACGTGCGTGAATCGCTCGATCGCTCAGCGGAGGATCTGCAGGGTGCCCAGCAGCAGCTGCTCGACAGCGAGCTGCAGGACAGCGGCGAGGCCAGCTTGCCGAAGGTGCGCCAGCATCTGCAGGAGGGCATCGCCCAGGCGGAGCAGGCCCTGAATCGGCTGTCGGCCAGCCTGGAGCTGCCGCGCCTGCTGCTGCTCTCCGACCAGGACGACGTGCGTCGTGGTGCCCTTGAGCGGGCGCGGGAGGTGCTGCGGCAGCGCGAGGCTGTGGATGCCCGTCTCGATGGCGTGATGGAGGGCTGGCGTCTCGGCCGCCTGCCCCGCATCGACCGCGACATCCTGCGCCTCGCGGTGGTCGACCTGGAGCACTTCCAGACGCCGCCGGCGGTGGCGTGCAACGAGGCGGTGGAACTGGCCAACCGCTACAGCGACGAGCAGGGCCGCCGCATGATCAACGGCGTGCTGCGCCGCTTCACCCGGTCCGCCTCCGCGAGCTGA
- a CDS encoding IS1595 family transposase — MARNGIQFQKGLSLPEFQRLYGTEEQCEAALEKARWPDGFRCPRCNRHEHGLVYGRRLKRYQCRNCGHQTTLTAGTILQATKLPLTNWFLAFYLIGQAKNGISSLELSRHLGVNYDTAWLLHNKILRAMSEREEEYLLRGKIQIDDAYLGGERTGGKVGRGSENKIPIVAAVSLNESGHPIHAKIAPVNSFSSEAIANWSLNNLTPGSDVLSDGLACFRAVTTANCHHKANVTTGQHPNDLPQFRWINTLLGNLKTSFNGTFHAFNFDKYAKRYLGGFCFRFNRRFAMAEMTERIANAVCCCMPCTERDLRLAEAYG; from the coding sequence ATGGCGCGCAACGGCATCCAGTTCCAGAAGGGCCTGTCTCTGCCTGAGTTCCAGCGGCTCTACGGCACAGAGGAGCAATGTGAGGCTGCTCTGGAGAAGGCTCGCTGGCCGGATGGGTTCCGGTGCCCTCGCTGCAATAGGCATGAGCATGGCCTGGTTTACGGCCGACGACTCAAGCGCTACCAATGCCGCAACTGCGGCCATCAGACAACACTCACGGCCGGCACGATCCTGCAGGCCACCAAGCTCCCTCTGACAAACTGGTTCCTGGCCTTTTATCTGATCGGCCAGGCCAAGAACGGGATCTCCTCGCTGGAATTGAGTCGTCACCTGGGCGTCAACTACGACACCGCCTGGCTGCTTCACAACAAGATCCTGCGGGCGATGAGCGAACGGGAGGAGGAGTATCTGCTGCGGGGAAAGATTCAGATAGATGATGCCTACCTCGGCGGAGAACGCACTGGCGGCAAGGTGGGTCGCGGATCAGAAAACAAGATTCCGATCGTGGCAGCCGTCTCGTTGAACGAGTCCGGCCATCCGATCCACGCAAAGATCGCGCCGGTGAATAGCTTCAGTTCAGAGGCGATCGCTAACTGGTCCTTGAATAATCTGACTCCCGGTAGCGATGTACTCTCCGATGGCCTGGCCTGCTTCCGCGCCGTGACCACGGCCAACTGCCACCACAAGGCGAATGTCACCACCGGCCAGCACCCCAACGACCTGCCGCAGTTCCGCTGGATCAACACCCTGCTGGGCAACCTAAAGACCAGCTTCAACGGCACCTTCCATGCCTTCAACTTTGACAAGTACGCCAAGCGCTACCTGGGCGGCTTCTGCTTCCGCTTCAATCGGCGCTTTGCCATGGCTGAGATGACCGAGCGCATCGCCAATGCAGTCTGCTGCTGCATGCCTTGCACGGAGCGGGATCTCAGGCTTGCGGAGGCTTATGGGTAA
- the dusA gene encoding tRNA dihydrouridine(20/20a) synthase DusA, producing MAHTVDSRHPITSHRFSVAPMLDYTDRHFRVLMRQVSRRCLLYTEMVVAQALHHASRHRDPQERQRRLERLIGFDPIEHPLALQLGGDDPVLLAEAASLAAAWGYDEINLNVGCPSQKVQQGRFGACLMADPQRVARCVAAMAEASGLAVTVKHRIGIDDHDSYEALLDFVDTVASAGCQRFAVHARKAWLEGLDPKQNRTIPPLRHALVHRLKADRPALTIELNGGLQTPAACLEHLDLVDGVMVGRAAYDHPLRWARVDADLFNDTARPMARASTVVRGVMPHAERWCSSGGRLWPIARHLVQVVEGVSGARHWRRDLTRAAGSRQAGVEVLEQAALQLEERGY from the coding sequence ATGGCACACACCGTCGACAGCCGTCACCCGATCACCAGTCATCGCTTCAGTGTGGCGCCGATGCTGGACTACACCGATCGGCACTTCCGGGTGCTGATGCGCCAGGTGAGCCGCCGTTGCCTGTTGTACACGGAAATGGTGGTGGCGCAGGCGCTCCACCATGCCAGCCGCCATCGCGATCCGCAGGAGCGGCAGCGGCGTCTGGAGCGGCTGATCGGTTTCGATCCGATCGAACATCCCCTGGCACTGCAGCTGGGCGGTGATGATCCGGTGCTCCTGGCGGAGGCCGCCTCACTCGCTGCCGCCTGGGGCTACGACGAGATCAACCTCAACGTGGGCTGCCCCAGCCAGAAGGTGCAGCAGGGGCGCTTCGGCGCCTGTCTGATGGCTGATCCTCAGCGGGTGGCCCGCTGCGTGGCGGCCATGGCCGAGGCCAGCGGCCTGGCGGTCACGGTGAAACACCGGATCGGCATCGATGACCATGACTCCTACGAGGCGCTGCTGGACTTCGTCGACACGGTGGCGTCGGCCGGCTGCCAACGCTTTGCCGTGCATGCACGGAAAGCCTGGCTGGAAGGGCTCGATCCCAAGCAGAACCGCACCATCCCCCCCCTGCGCCATGCGCTGGTCCATCGGCTCAAGGCCGATCGTCCCGCCCTCACGATCGAACTGAACGGTGGTCTGCAGACGCCGGCGGCCTGCCTGGAGCACCTCGATCTCGTGGACGGGGTGATGGTGGGCCGGGCGGCCTATGACCATCCCCTGCGCTGGGCACGTGTGGACGCCGATCTGTTCAACGACACCGCACGACCGATGGCCCGGGCCTCCACCGTGGTGCGGGGCGTGATGCCCCACGCCGAACGCTGGTGCTCAAGCGGCGGGCGCCTCTGGCCGATCGCTCGTCACCTGGTGCAGGTGGTGGAAGGCGTGAGTGGGGCACGCCACTGGCGGCGGGACCTCACCAGGGCAGCCGGGTCACGCCAGGCCGGCGTGGAGGTCCTGGAGCAGGCCGCGCTCCAGCTGGAGGAGCGCGGCTACTGA
- a CDS encoding NAD(P)/FAD-dependent oxidoreductase, which yields MLPSRAAVVVAGGGPAGFMAAVAAAEAGRGDVLLLEATPEPLHKVRISGGGRCNVTHACWDPAELVGHYPRGARALRGPFSRFACGDAVAWFDAHGLELVEEADGRLFPRSNRSQSVIETLRRAATAAGVRLCTGAALQRAEVRSGGGFSLEVRTGAGVRVRLDCVQLVLATGSHPSGRQLAASLGHTLVPPVPSLFTLALEAPALTKLAGVVMDPVGLELLPGLERAAGERFRQRGTVLITHWGLSGPACLRLTAFAARALKEQGYRGLLQVDWSGGRSLVDLELLFGRLRREQARRQLATARPWPELSRRLWWHLLEEQGLDRQLRWADLPARGQKGLITALRASRYTVRGRGPFGEEFVTAGGVCLGEVNLATMESRQQKGLYLVGELLDVDGVTGGFNFQHCWSSGWLAGQGLGAENR from the coding sequence ATGCTGCCCAGTCGCGCTGCCGTGGTGGTGGCGGGCGGCGGTCCGGCCGGCTTCATGGCGGCCGTGGCTGCAGCCGAGGCGGGTCGCGGCGATGTGCTGCTGCTGGAAGCCACGCCGGAGCCGCTCCACAAGGTGCGGATCAGCGGCGGTGGCCGTTGCAATGTCACCCATGCCTGCTGGGATCCGGCCGAGTTGGTCGGCCACTATCCGCGGGGTGCCCGGGCGCTGCGGGGCCCCTTCTCCCGGTTTGCCTGCGGCGATGCGGTGGCATGGTTCGATGCCCATGGCCTGGAGCTGGTGGAGGAGGCCGACGGTCGCCTGTTTCCCCGTTCCAACCGTTCCCAGTCGGTGATCGAGACCCTGCGGCGCGCGGCGACTGCCGCCGGAGTGCGCCTCTGCACTGGAGCGGCGCTGCAACGGGCGGAGGTCCGCAGCGGTGGTGGCTTCAGCCTGGAGGTGCGGACCGGTGCCGGTGTTCGCGTCCGGCTCGACTGTGTCCAGCTGGTGCTGGCCACCGGCAGCCATCCGAGCGGGCGCCAGCTGGCCGCCTCCCTGGGCCACACCCTGGTGCCGCCGGTGCCCTCGTTGTTCACTCTGGCCCTGGAGGCACCGGCTCTCACGAAGCTGGCCGGGGTGGTGATGGACCCTGTGGGTCTGGAGCTGCTGCCAGGTCTTGAGCGTGCTGCTGGTGAGCGTTTCCGCCAGCGTGGCACCGTGCTGATCACCCACTGGGGCCTGAGTGGTCCGGCCTGTCTGCGGCTCACGGCTTTTGCCGCCCGAGCCCTGAAGGAGCAGGGTTATCGCGGTCTCCTGCAGGTGGACTGGAGCGGTGGCCGGAGTCTGGTCGATCTGGAGCTGCTCTTCGGCAGGTTGCGCCGTGAGCAGGCCAGGCGCCAGCTGGCCACGGCCCGGCCCTGGCCGGAGCTGAGCCGGCGCCTCTGGTGGCATCTGTTGGAGGAGCAGGGCCTGGATCGGCAGCTGCGCTGGGCTGATCTGCCCGCTCGCGGTCAAAAGGGTTTGATCACGGCCCTGCGCGCCAGTCGCTACACGGTGCGGGGCCGCGGGCCATTCGGGGAGGAATTCGTCACTGCCGGTGGCGTCTGCCTCGGCGAGGTGAACCTGGCCACGATGGAGAGTCGGCAACAGAAAGGCCTGTATCTGGTGGGCGAACTTCTCGATGTGGATGGGGTGACCGGAGGATTCAACTTCCAGCACTGCTGGAGTTCGGGCTGGCTGGCCGGTCAGGGGCTTGGAGCTGAGAACCGCTGA
- the argH gene encoding argininosuccinate lyase codes for MAADSPSPSTSGAATGGPADRGVTGGTAGSWSDRFEQGLHPAIERFNASIGFDIALLQQDLDGSVAHARMLGRCGVITAEEADQLIEGLEAVRAEAAAGLFQPGLEAEDVHFAVERRLIERLGPLGKKLHTGRSRNDQVGTDLRLWLRQQIDAIDAALARFERALLAQAERHSEVLIPGYTHLQRAQPVCLAHHLLAYIEMAERDRSRLADVRRRVNICPLGAAALAGTPVPIDRRQTAAELGFDTIYANSLDAVSDRDFAVEFMAAASLVLVHLSRLSEEVILWASEEFGFVALTDRCATGSSLMPQKKNPDVPELVRGKSGRVFGHLMGLLTMIKGLPLAYNKDFQEDKEALFDGVRTCLDCLEAMAILFEEGLAFRPQRLEAAVAADFSNATDVADYLVARGVPFREAYQLVGGLVKTCLQEGVLLRDLPLPRWQALHPAFADDIYAAIAPRQVVAARRSEGGTGFEQVQARLQVMRQRLLPQDRCTP; via the coding sequence ATGGCAGCCGATTCCCCCTCCCCCTCCACCAGCGGTGCGGCCACCGGCGGGCCTGCGGATCGGGGTGTGACCGGCGGAACGGCCGGCAGCTGGAGCGATCGCTTCGAGCAGGGGCTGCATCCGGCAATCGAGCGTTTCAATGCCTCGATCGGGTTCGACATCGCTCTGCTGCAGCAGGATCTCGATGGCTCCGTGGCCCATGCCCGCATGCTGGGCCGCTGCGGTGTGATTACTGCGGAGGAAGCCGATCAGCTGATCGAGGGTCTGGAAGCCGTGCGGGCCGAGGCGGCCGCCGGCCTGTTCCAACCGGGCCTGGAGGCCGAAGACGTGCACTTCGCCGTGGAACGGCGCCTGATCGAACGGCTCGGCCCCCTCGGCAAGAAGCTCCACACCGGCCGCAGCCGCAACGATCAGGTCGGCACCGATCTGCGCCTCTGGCTGCGGCAGCAGATCGATGCCATCGATGCGGCTCTGGCGCGTTTTGAGCGGGCCCTGCTGGCCCAGGCCGAACGCCATTCCGAGGTGCTCATCCCCGGTTACACCCACCTGCAGCGGGCCCAGCCGGTCTGCCTGGCCCACCATCTGCTGGCCTACATCGAGATGGCCGAGCGCGATCGCTCCCGCCTCGCGGATGTGCGGCGGCGGGTCAACATCTGCCCCCTCGGGGCGGCGGCCCTGGCGGGGACGCCGGTGCCGATCGATCGCCGTCAGACGGCCGCCGAGCTGGGTTTCGACACCATTTACGCCAACAGCCTCGATGCGGTCAGCGACCGCGATTTCGCCGTGGAATTCATGGCCGCCGCCAGCCTGGTGCTGGTGCATCTCAGCCGCCTCAGCGAGGAAGTGATCCTCTGGGCCAGCGAAGAGTTCGGCTTTGTGGCCCTCACCGACCGCTGTGCCACGGGCAGCAGCCTGATGCCCCAGAAGAAGAACCCCGATGTACCGGAACTGGTGCGGGGCAAGAGCGGCCGGGTGTTCGGCCATCTGATGGGCCTGCTCACGATGATCAAGGGGCTGCCGCTCGCGTACAACAAAGATTTCCAGGAAGACAAGGAAGCCCTGTTCGACGGGGTGCGTACCTGCCTGGATTGCCTTGAGGCGATGGCGATCCTGTTCGAGGAGGGGCTGGCCTTCCGTCCGCAACGCCTCGAGGCGGCTGTAGCCGCTGATTTTTCCAATGCCACCGATGTGGCCGATTACCTGGTGGCTCGGGGGGTGCCCTTTCGCGAGGCCTACCAGCTTGTCGGTGGTCTGGTGAAGACCTGCCTGCAGGAGGGAGTGCTGCTGCGGGATCTGCCCCTGCCGCGCTGGCAGGCGTTGCATCCGGCTTTCGCCGACGACATCTACGCCGCCATCGCACCGCGGCAGGTGGTGGCCGCCCGCCGCAGCGAGGGTGGCACGGGCTTCGAGCAGGTGCAGGCGCGGCTGCAGGTGATGCGGCAGCGGCTGTTGCCCCAGGACCGTTGCACGCCGTGA
- a CDS encoding RNA-binding protein, which translates to MSIFVGNLPFRAEQEDVAELFAPFGEVSSCALPLERDSGRKRGFAFVEMADEETEARAIEGLQGAELMGRPLRINKAEPRGSAPRRGGGGYGGGGGGGYGRGDSGGGGGYAADRGSGARGWEDRSYGGGGGAPSGGYGGASDGFEAGRTRRRRSGGGSAETGAADGGHYSGAEG; encoded by the coding sequence GTGAGTATTTTCGTTGGCAACCTCCCCTTCCGCGCGGAGCAGGAAGATGTGGCGGAGTTGTTTGCCCCCTTCGGCGAGGTGAGCAGCTGTGCGCTGCCGCTGGAGCGGGATTCGGGGCGCAAGCGTGGCTTCGCCTTTGTCGAGATGGCGGATGAGGAGACCGAAGCCCGTGCCATCGAGGGCCTTCAGGGTGCCGAGCTGATGGGTCGCCCCCTGCGGATCAACAAGGCCGAACCCCGTGGCAGCGCCCCGCGTCGTGGTGGTGGTGGGTACGGCGGCGGCGGTGGCGGCGGCTATGGCCGGGGCGACTCAGGCGGTGGTGGCGGCTATGCCGCCGATCGGGGATCCGGAGCCCGTGGCTGGGAAGACCGCAGCTACGGCGGTGGCGGCGGCGCTCCTTCCGGTGGTTATGGCGGCGCCTCGGATGGCTTTGAAGCTGGCCGCACCCGCCGTCGCCGCAGCGGCGGCGGATCGGCTGAGACCGGTGCTGCCGATGGTGGCCACTACAGCGGAGCCGAAGGCTGA